From Falco naumanni isolate bFalNau1 chromosome 4, bFalNau1.pat, whole genome shotgun sequence:
TGTAGAGCAGTGAGAGGGCATCCGTGGCTGCAGGTCTTACTCGGGGAGGTAATAGAAGCAGATAGACACACAAATGTTGCTTGGGAAGCAGATGTCAATGCACAGATAGATCAGCCGCTGCTTCCCTGGACCTGCCAAATGAGCAAGGACAGCAAGATGAGAGGAACGCGTTTGTAGTCCTGCAGATACGAGTCCCTGGGGAGCCAAACAAGTGGAAAGCCTCAGGGAATGACCTTTCTCATTAAAGCTGGAGTAAGACGGAACAGAATGAGAGCTTAGTGGGCTGCTTCTGATGAAGAGGAGGCTGACGGGTATTAAGGCAACAGCGTTGCAGGGGGCTGCTCTGtgttgcagctgtgctgcaggagcaggctgcgctgccgggGGAAGGGGGCTCAGCCTTTCCCAgccagcgctgcaggctggggtaTGAGCCAGCAACTCGGTGATGGCTGAACAATGGTTTGATTCTGAACTAGAGGTCACCTGTCCCTGTCCTGGGCCTTGGCAGCCCGTCCTGGGGCGCGCACGAGCTTTtgggcagcagagcctgctCTCTTAGAGGTAGTAGAAACAACCGTGCTTCCCTCTTCGGCAAAGGGAAGTGTCCAACTTACCCTGCCCTCTCCGGACCCAGAAGATGGATGTCTGCTCACACAGGGTCTGGACAGCCTCCCCCAGGCTGTTGGGGTCCACCTGTTCCCCCGCCAGAACGCCCAGGAACTCCCGGTAGTACTTGGTCTGGTTATTCTGATGTAGCAGCCAATCAGCCTGAAAGAAACGTCCCTGTTTCTCCTCCCGAGGCACTTTTTCCCTCCCGGCGCTGCCCTCCGGCCCCGCAGAGCTGCTCTCACTGTCGAGGCACCCAAGGAGCCATCCCACCCGGCAGCGAGGGCAGGTTTCTCCTGACGGCTGCCGGCCCACCAGGCTGTGGGGACACTGGGCAGCCCCTCGCTGGCCCCGCAGCCTGGGAAGCCAGGGTCCCAGCTCCTCCCAGGCCCCTGGCTGCGCTGCTTTGTCCCCAAGCCTGGAGCTACATCACCACGCTGTGCCAGGTGCCACAACCGGCATAGCTCACCAGTCCGTCTGCCCACCCAGCGCTGCGCTGACCCATGGCAGCCCTGTCCCCTTGCCACCCCTGTCCCCTCGCCATGCACGagagcccccagcaccaggTGTGATGTGAATTGGTGGCTGTGAGCCCCGTGGGGGCTGGGACAGGGCAAAGCTGAGCCGAGGCTCCTCAGCGCCAGGTCCTGGCTGACCACgcgggctgctggcagccccagcaccaccagcaatTTCAGTTCCCTTCAGGAGCCTCAGAGCTGGGCAGGTGCTTCCTTCTCCTCGCACCCCCCTCGGCAGCCTGCTCTCACGGGGGCTGCATGCCTACACTCCTCCGGGTTAAGCCCTGCCCGTCACTTCCCGGCTGGGTGGGGGCGGCAGGCGAGGCACTGGGAGCCCCCGGGAGCCCCTGTGGAAACGGAGAGCAGGTGGCAGGGGCACAAAAAAATGGGGCCTTCTGTGTTCTTGAAACAGAATCTGCCCCCTGCCCATGCAtccattaacattttcttcagagGGTCCATATACGTGATTTACTCCAACTTTCTTCTCTGTCCATTGCTAACAAACCCCCTTTGTTTTTTGTTCCCCAGATTTTTGAGCAGGTAACAGAATCCAGTGGGAGCGGGTCCTGTGAGAGCTCTGCTATTCACCTCGGTGGGACATATCCCCCTTCCCCGACACGCAGCTCTGCTGTTTCTCCCAGAAGATAGGATATCAATAAACCCAGGAGCTGTTGCTCCGAGCTCACATAGtgagcccagcaccccagcactgccaggcagaGCTTTGCTCCTGTTCGAAACACCaaggcagccccccagcagagaactgcacagagcagggggctgctgctgctacccCCGGCTGGGAGGGTCCTGCCCTCATTTAGCCATGCTTGGGATGCTGGTGTCACCACTGCAAACACAAATCCATGCAGCAAAGGGCCTTCAGCGAGCCAGGACTCCGTGCAAAGCCCAATTCATCACCCCACTCCGCTCAGCCCCGGGgaatggctgcagcagctgctcactcTCTGCTCAGACAAGTTGGAAGATGTCTGTAGGGTCTGGAGGTCCCAGGCGTCCATCCTCCTCAGGTAGCACGCACGCTGCTCCACGGGCTTGTAGCACACGTAACCCTGCGAGACAGATTGTGCCCCCTTACAGCAGGCAGCGGCACGCACCCGCAGCTGTCTTAAGAGCCCCAGAGATGGGCATTCCTCCTTTTGCCCTGCGTTATCTTTCCCAACTAAAGGCACCGAGAAAGGCACCAAACAGCAGCTGGTTGATGTTTTTCCTGGTCTACACCTCCTGGCTCCCACCCCAGCAACTTTTCACTCAGCAGTCTGGGCTCCTCTATTCACTTCCACACTAATGAGGCAGGTAATTAACCTGACACACTTACGTTCCTGCTGTCATACAGCACCACGGCGGTGTGGTTACTCTGCGAGGTTATGTAGTAGGTCACGGTGCTCCTGGACTGGTCCACCAAGGCTGTCTGGTTTCTCAGCGGGTCGTGCTGGCCCTGGAGCGTTAGCTGGATGAGCTGCAAGCCAGCCTGGGCACAGAGAGGGAGGGCAGCACCCACCCTTGGCTGTtcagtgctcagcacagcatCTCCCCCGCTGACATCCCCAGCTGGACCCTTTGCCGGTCCATGTTGCTTGTCTGAATTATTTAGCAACAGAGAGCAGCTGTGACCCAAGGGAGGGGAGCAGATCTGGGAAGCAGACTGCTCTCCATCACACAGGGCTGCGGGAGAGGTGCCGGTGCCCCCCGCGCTGAAGGCACCCACCCC
This genomic window contains:
- the BRICD5 gene encoding BRICHOS domain-containing protein 5 isoform X2 codes for the protein MARQPWASPPFPSPQVAALRFQPPRGFPGTPGVQDHAQSQSVWCQQAELQARGALKRRMEGQNGTGTAAPADTRVATHFTAPSRTFWIILSIALFFAVVGISIAGVLSFSPSSAQAGLQLIQLTLQGQHDPLRNQTALVDQSRSTVTYYITSQSNHTAVVLYDSRNGYVCYKPVEQRACYLRRMDAWDLQTLQTSSNLSEQRADWLLHQNNQTKYYREFLGVLAGEQVDPNSLGEAVQTLCEQTSIFWVRRGQGPGKQRLIYLCIDICFPSNICVSICFYYLPE
- the BRICD5 gene encoding BRICHOS domain-containing protein 5 isoform X1, which translates into the protein MARQPWASPPFPSPQVAALRFQPPRGFPGTPGVQDHAQSQSVWCQQAELQARGALKRRMEGQNGTGTAAPADTRVATHFTAPSRTFWIILSIALFFAVVGISIAGVLSFSPSSAQAGLQLIQLTLQGQHDPLRNQTALVDQSRSTVTYYITSQSNHTAVVLYDSRNGYVCYKPVEQRACYLRRMDAWDLQTLQTSSNLSEQRADWLLHQNNQTKYYREFLGVLAGEQVDPNSLGEAVQTLCEQTSIFWVRRGQGPGKQRLIYLCIDICFPSNICVSICFYYLPE